A genomic segment from Marinobacter subterrani encodes:
- a CDS encoding bactofilin family protein: protein MLGKKKQKQKPRRPSGHFDTLVSSRTAIEGDVHFSGGLHVDGRIIGKVIADEGADAVLRVSEVGEVTGDINAPHVIINGTVNGDVYASAHLELAEKAAINGNVYYNLIEMAMGASVNGNLVHQRDPVGLLGKQDDPSTLQLQQGDGGTGKPVESDEGAGDGGKSE from the coding sequence ATGCTTGGCAAGAAAAAGCAGAAGCAGAAGCCGAGGAGGCCTTCTGGCCATTTTGATACTCTGGTGTCCTCCCGTACAGCCATCGAGGGGGATGTTCACTTTTCAGGTGGTTTACATGTAGACGGGCGTATTATCGGCAAGGTGATTGCCGATGAAGGAGCAGATGCGGTGCTCCGGGTTTCGGAAGTTGGTGAAGTCACCGGCGATATCAATGCGCCCCATGTGATCATCAATGGTACGGTAAACGGCGATGTCTACGCCTCGGCCCATCTTGAACTTGCAGAGAAAGCCGCGATAAATGGCAACGTGTATTACAACCTCATCGAAATGGCGATGGGGGCATCGGTCAACGGAAACCTGGTGCACCAGAGGGATCCGGTCGGGTTGCTCGGTAAACAGGATGATCCCTCCACCCTGCAATTGCAGCAAGGAGACGGCGGTACTGGCAAGCCCGTCGAATCAGATGAAGGGGCGGGCGATGGTGGAAAGTCCGAATAG
- the erpA gene encoding iron-sulfur cluster insertion protein ErpA, translated as MATPLFFSDSAVAKVRELIEEEGNSGLKLRVFVTGGGCSGFQYGFSFDEDQDEEDTVIERDGVYLLVDPMSYQYLVGATVDYQEGLQGSQFIVQNPNASSTCGCGSSFSI; from the coding sequence ATGGCCACACCACTGTTCTTCAGCGACAGTGCCGTTGCCAAGGTGCGTGAGTTAATCGAGGAAGAGGGTAACTCCGGACTCAAACTCCGTGTCTTTGTGACGGGGGGCGGCTGCTCCGGGTTCCAGTACGGTTTTTCATTCGATGAGGATCAGGATGAAGAAGATACCGTCATCGAGCGCGACGGCGTTTACCTTCTGGTGGATCCGATGAGCTATCAGTATCTCGTTGGTGCCACTGTTGACTATCAGGAAGGTCTCCAGGGCTCCCAGTTCATCGTCCAGAACCCCAATGCCAGCTCAACCTGCGGATGCGGCAGCTCTTTCTCAATTTGA
- a CDS encoding anhydro-N-acetylmuramic acid kinase: MDAWIGLMSGTSMDGIDAVLVSFQGNSTQIHASHTLPYPDEFRHRLLAASQNHAAPDEIGELDTLAGTLFAQAAAEVIRHSDLPISAIRAIGSHGQTLRHQPTGAAPFTIQIGNPSVISETTGITTVADFRRRDMAAGGQGAPLVPAFHKAFFSSDTEDRCILNLGGIANISWIPSNGINPVTGFDTGPANALMDAWCLDQTGLPFDSDGHWASEGTVNHDLLSDMLSDAYFSRKPPKSTGKERFNLDWVKMQVSRHPEIPAEDIQRTLLQLTVESLVSQLPRPRDVRIYACGGGARNPVLMAELERALPEARILLTSELGLDPQLVEPVAFAWLAKQAIEGMPGNLPEVTGASGPRILGAIYPA; encoded by the coding sequence ATGGACGCCTGGATCGGTTTGATGTCGGGCACCAGCATGGACGGTATTGATGCCGTGCTGGTGTCCTTCCAGGGCAACTCCACCCAGATTCACGCATCCCACACCTTACCCTATCCCGACGAGTTCCGGCACAGACTCCTCGCAGCAAGCCAGAACCATGCAGCCCCCGATGAAATCGGCGAGTTGGACACCCTGGCCGGCACACTGTTCGCGCAAGCCGCAGCGGAAGTCATCCGGCATTCCGACCTCCCGATATCGGCCATCCGCGCCATCGGAAGTCATGGTCAGACGCTGCGCCACCAGCCTACCGGAGCGGCGCCCTTCACGATCCAGATCGGCAACCCCTCGGTTATTTCCGAAACTACCGGCATTACCACCGTTGCCGACTTCCGGCGAAGGGACATGGCGGCCGGGGGGCAGGGAGCACCGCTGGTACCGGCATTCCATAAAGCCTTTTTCAGCTCAGATACCGAGGACCGGTGCATACTGAATCTCGGGGGCATCGCAAACATAAGCTGGATCCCGTCTAATGGCATTAACCCGGTAACCGGCTTTGACACCGGGCCGGCCAATGCCCTGATGGATGCCTGGTGCCTGGACCAGACCGGCCTCCCCTTTGACAGTGACGGCCACTGGGCCAGCGAAGGCACGGTGAATCACGACTTGCTCAGCGACATGCTCTCGGATGCCTACTTTTCGAGAAAACCGCCGAAAAGCACGGGCAAGGAAAGGTTCAACCTGGATTGGGTAAAGATGCAGGTGAGCCGCCATCCCGAGATTCCAGCGGAGGACATTCAACGGACGCTGTTACAACTGACGGTGGAGAGCCTGGTGAGTCAGTTGCCCCGGCCCCGAGACGTACGGATTTATGCATGCGGAGGCGGGGCAAGAAATCCGGTATTAATGGCGGAGCTTGAGAGGGCCCTGCCCGAGGCCCGTATATTGCTGACCTCAGAGCTGGGGTTGGACCCACAACTGGTTGAGCCGGTGGCCTTTGCCTGGCTGGCGAAACAGGCAATAGAAGGCATGCCAGGCAACCTGCCGGAAGTGACCGGGGCTTCTGGCCCGAGGATTCTCGGGGCCATTTACCCGGCCTGA
- a CDS encoding OapA family protein — protein sequence MLKMFPKTHITIAAAATVIVTATVLMSPSSNVEAKRMSYALDLEQGTVSQTGATPLQPAEPASPSKEVPPESAETGSGALPSQEVSLAEPAIAAKPAKPQLEWQTFDIKSGDTLSSLFKKAGFNDGTMLSVIHGDGEAKKLEKLYAGETIRFATTEDGALAGVELQRNRLETLKISKAGDSFTGDTEVRKPEARPAFASGTIDGSLYVAAREAGLNDQLTMELAGIFGWEIDFVYDVRKGDQFEVVYEELYLDGEKFGTGRILSARFVNRGEENIALLYTDSNGDSDYYTPDGKSMRKAFLRTPINARVSSPFNLQRRHPVLDVVRPHEGTDYGAPPGTPIKAAGAGRVIFAGWKGGYGRTVVLKHGDNITTLYAHMSRIGKGIKNGTRVKQSETIGYVGSSGMVTGPHLHYEFRLNGAPRNSRTVKLPDAKPVPSSEMARFKQVTEQRIAQFDVLSESHQQLALATDD from the coding sequence GTGCTTAAAATGTTTCCGAAAACACATATTACCATTGCTGCTGCGGCGACCGTCATTGTGACCGCCACTGTTCTTATGAGCCCCAGTAGCAATGTTGAGGCCAAACGGATGTCGTATGCTCTGGATCTGGAGCAGGGCACCGTCTCACAAACAGGTGCCACTCCGCTGCAGCCAGCGGAACCGGCTTCGCCGTCAAAGGAAGTTCCGCCGGAATCGGCTGAGACCGGCTCCGGAGCCCTGCCCTCCCAGGAAGTCAGTCTCGCAGAACCTGCAATCGCGGCAAAGCCCGCAAAACCGCAACTGGAATGGCAAACCTTTGACATCAAGTCCGGCGACACCCTGTCTTCGCTGTTCAAGAAAGCCGGATTCAATGACGGCACCATGCTGTCAGTAATCCACGGTGACGGAGAAGCCAAAAAACTGGAGAAGCTTTACGCAGGTGAAACCATCCGGTTCGCCACCACCGAAGACGGTGCCCTGGCGGGAGTTGAGCTTCAGCGCAACCGGCTGGAGACACTGAAGATCAGCAAGGCCGGCGACAGCTTCACCGGCGACACTGAAGTTCGCAAGCCCGAAGCGCGCCCGGCGTTCGCTTCGGGGACTATTGATGGTTCCCTTTACGTTGCAGCCAGGGAAGCAGGGCTTAATGATCAGCTTACCATGGAACTGGCCGGCATCTTCGGATGGGAAATCGATTTCGTTTACGACGTTCGCAAGGGCGACCAGTTTGAAGTGGTTTACGAAGAACTCTACCTGGATGGCGAAAAGTTCGGCACCGGCCGCATCCTGTCCGCCAGGTTCGTGAACCGTGGTGAAGAGAACATCGCGTTACTCTATACCGACAGTAATGGCGACAGCGACTATTACACCCCCGATGGCAAGAGCATGCGCAAGGCTTTCCTGCGCACACCCATCAATGCGCGCGTATCGTCGCCTTTCAATCTCCAGAGACGCCACCCTGTTCTGGATGTGGTTCGTCCCCACGAAGGCACGGATTATGGTGCGCCTCCCGGAACGCCCATCAAGGCGGCAGGCGCGGGGCGCGTGATTTTTGCCGGATGGAAAGGCGGTTACGGCCGCACGGTTGTCCTGAAGCACGGCGACAACATTACAACGCTCTACGCCCACATGAGCCGGATTGGCAAGGGTATTAAAAACGGCACCCGGGTGAAGCAGAGCGAGACCATCGGCTATGTTGGCTCCTCCGGCATGGTAACCGGCCCCCACCTGCATTATGAATTCAGATTGAACGGCGCACCGCGCAACTCACGCACCGTGAAATTGCCCGATGCCAAACCTGTTCCCTCGTCCGAGATGGCAAGGTTCAAACAGGTCACCGAGCAACGAATCGCACAATTTGATGTACTCAGCGAGAGCCACCAGCAACTCGCCCTCGCTACAGACGACTGA
- the tyrS gene encoding tyrosine--tRNA ligase yields MASIDEALAVIKRGVDELIPEEGLIEKLKEGRPLRIKAGFDPTAPDLHLGHTVLINKLRQFQDLGHEVMFLIGDFTGMIGDPTGKSATRPPLTEQQVAENAVSYKEQVFKILDPEKTRVMFNSDWMGKMTAADMIKLAGQYTVARMLERDDFTKRYRAEQSIAIHEFLYPLVQGYDSVAMEADVELGGTDQKFNLLMGRILQKHYGQSPQVILTMPILEGLDGVQKMSKSLGNYVGVNDSPGEMYTKLLSMPDNLLWRYFELLSFRPLAEIEEYRKAVAAGANPQDYKKLLAEEIITRFHDEDAARNAHRSAGNRVALGEIPDNVPAVEVSLEGQPRMPMASVLRLAGLVKNGAAARDVLGRGAVFVDGEKFEGDRMFVEGDDCVVQAGKKKIARVVITA; encoded by the coding sequence ATGGCATCCATTGATGAAGCGTTGGCGGTTATCAAGCGTGGCGTAGACGAACTTATTCCGGAAGAGGGGCTTATCGAAAAGCTGAAGGAAGGTCGTCCACTCCGGATCAAGGCAGGCTTCGATCCCACCGCGCCGGACCTTCATCTCGGGCACACGGTCCTGATTAACAAGCTGCGGCAGTTTCAGGATCTCGGTCACGAAGTGATGTTTCTGATCGGTGACTTCACTGGAATGATTGGAGACCCGACCGGCAAAAGTGCAACGCGACCGCCTCTGACGGAGCAGCAGGTTGCCGAGAACGCGGTTAGCTATAAAGAGCAGGTGTTCAAGATTCTGGACCCCGAGAAGACCCGTGTCATGTTCAATTCCGACTGGATGGGCAAGATGACCGCGGCGGACATGATCAAGCTGGCCGGCCAGTACACCGTTGCCCGGATGCTGGAGCGTGATGATTTCACCAAGCGTTACCGGGCTGAGCAGTCCATTGCGATTCACGAGTTTCTTTATCCGCTGGTGCAGGGGTATGACTCGGTCGCTATGGAGGCGGATGTGGAGCTGGGTGGTACCGACCAGAAGTTCAATCTTCTGATGGGGAGGATTTTGCAGAAGCATTACGGGCAGTCTCCGCAGGTCATCCTTACCATGCCGATCCTGGAGGGGCTTGATGGTGTCCAGAAGATGTCCAAGTCGCTGGGCAACTATGTGGGTGTGAACGATTCGCCCGGCGAGATGTATACCAAACTGCTTTCGATGCCGGATAATCTCCTGTGGCGTTACTTCGAGTTGTTGAGCTTCCGGCCCCTTGCCGAGATTGAGGAATATCGGAAGGCGGTTGCCGCGGGGGCAAATCCGCAGGACTACAAGAAGTTGCTGGCGGAAGAGATCATTACCCGGTTCCATGACGAAGACGCGGCAAGAAATGCCCACAGGTCTGCGGGCAATCGGGTTGCCCTGGGCGAGATTCCGGACAATGTTCCGGCGGTCGAGGTTTCCCTGGAAGGCCAGCCCAGGATGCCGATGGCATCGGTTCTGCGCCTGGCAGGTCTGGTAAAGAACGGCGCCGCAGCAAGAGACGTGCTTGGTCGAGGCGCTGTCTTTGTGGATGGCGAGAAATTTGAAGGCGATCGGATGTTTGTAGAGGGTGATGATTGCGTCGTCCAGGCGGGTAAGAAGAAAATTGCCCGTGTCGTGATCACTGCGTAG